One window of the Corallococcus exiguus genome contains the following:
- the argS gene encoding arginine--tRNA ligase produces MSTSVYSRYRAAFAQALAGALGVPAADIEPQVKPADPAHGDLSFATFPLAKAQKKAPPAIAAQLAQALQVPGLEVKAVGPYVNARFLPLPFTQEVIDGVRLAGLAYGSDAEDGKGKTVVIDYSSPNIAKPIGFHHIRTTFLGHCIANLYRALGWRVEGVNYLGDWGKQFGLVAVGFQEFGKEELREDMAHLVQVYVQANKRAGEDPAFDEKAREFFRRMEAGDAEAMKLWNQFRETSLKGFKRVYARMGIDFEHIEGESRYQGKMDAVIEQIAKKPGVKESQGAIIVDMPYADGEPPVLLKKNDGSTLYATRDLAAAEDRHARFNFDKSLYVVAQDQALHFRQVFRTLTEMGQPWADKCVHVPFGRIHGMSTRKGQVVELDQVLDEAKERVLQRVKENVAQGNLETTDAEALAEQIGLGAIVFGDLKHNRASDYTFDWDEVTSLEGHTGPYLQYAHARSANVLRKGGGVPSAYDPSLLTLPEEQALVRELMRLPDTVKAAAEQYEPSLVARLLLDVAAAYSRYYTAGNKDRDKRILVEGNDAVRAARLALTDATRITLAAGLTLLGIPTPENM; encoded by the coding sequence ATGAGCACTTCTGTCTATAGCCGCTATCGCGCCGCGTTCGCCCAGGCCCTCGCCGGGGCCCTGGGTGTCCCCGCCGCTGACATCGAGCCTCAGGTCAAGCCCGCGGATCCCGCGCACGGCGACCTGAGCTTCGCCACCTTCCCCCTCGCCAAGGCGCAGAAGAAGGCGCCCCCCGCCATCGCCGCGCAGCTCGCGCAGGCGCTCCAGGTCCCGGGCCTGGAGGTCAAGGCCGTGGGCCCCTACGTCAACGCGCGCTTCCTCCCCCTCCCCTTCACCCAGGAGGTCATCGACGGCGTGCGACTGGCGGGGCTCGCCTACGGGAGCGACGCGGAGGACGGCAAGGGCAAGACGGTGGTCATCGACTACTCGTCGCCCAACATCGCCAAGCCCATTGGCTTCCACCACATCCGCACCACGTTCCTGGGCCACTGCATCGCGAACCTGTACCGCGCGCTGGGCTGGCGCGTGGAGGGCGTCAACTACCTGGGTGACTGGGGCAAGCAGTTCGGCCTCGTCGCCGTGGGCTTCCAGGAGTTCGGCAAGGAGGAACTCCGGGAGGACATGGCGCATCTGGTCCAGGTCTACGTTCAGGCCAACAAGCGCGCCGGTGAAGACCCGGCCTTCGACGAGAAGGCCCGCGAGTTCTTCCGCCGCATGGAGGCGGGTGATGCGGAGGCGATGAAGCTCTGGAACCAGTTCCGGGAGACGAGCCTCAAGGGCTTCAAGCGCGTCTACGCGCGCATGGGTATCGACTTCGAGCACATCGAGGGCGAGAGCCGCTACCAGGGCAAGATGGACGCGGTCATCGAGCAGATCGCGAAGAAGCCCGGCGTGAAGGAGTCCCAGGGCGCCATCATCGTGGACATGCCCTACGCGGACGGCGAGCCGCCCGTGCTCCTCAAGAAGAACGACGGCAGCACGCTCTACGCCACGCGCGATCTGGCCGCCGCAGAGGACCGCCACGCGCGCTTCAACTTCGACAAGTCGCTCTACGTCGTCGCGCAGGACCAGGCGCTGCACTTCCGGCAGGTGTTCCGCACCCTGACGGAGATGGGCCAGCCGTGGGCGGACAAGTGCGTGCACGTGCCGTTCGGCCGCATCCACGGCATGAGCACGCGCAAGGGCCAGGTGGTGGAGCTGGATCAGGTGCTGGACGAGGCGAAGGAGCGCGTGCTCCAGCGCGTGAAGGAGAACGTCGCGCAGGGCAACCTGGAGACGACCGATGCGGAGGCGCTGGCGGAGCAGATCGGCCTGGGCGCCATCGTCTTCGGCGACCTCAAGCACAACCGCGCCAGCGACTACACGTTCGACTGGGACGAGGTGACGAGCCTCGAGGGGCACACGGGGCCCTATCTCCAGTACGCGCATGCCCGGAGCGCGAACGTGCTGCGCAAGGGCGGCGGCGTGCCCTCGGCGTATGATCCGTCCCTGCTCACGCTCCCGGAAGAGCAGGCCCTGGTGCGTGAGCTGATGCGGCTGCCGGACACGGTGAAGGCGGCGGCGGAGCAGTACGAGCCCAGCCTGGTGGCGCGGCTGCTCCTGGACGTGGCGGCGGCGTACAGCCGCTACTACACGGCCGGCAACAAGGACCGCGACAAGCGCATCCTCGTGGAGGGGAATGACGCGGTGCGCGCGGCCCGGCTGGCGCTCACGGACGCGACGCGCATCACGCTGGCGGCGGGGCTCACCTTGCTGGGCATCCCGACGCCGGAAAACATGTAG